The Quercus lobata isolate SW786 chromosome 9, ValleyOak3.0 Primary Assembly, whole genome shotgun sequence region CAAACAACGCCAAAGATGAGATGGAGCATGGTTCAGACACGGACACCGGACCTTGTGGTCCAAAGTTGTCGATGAGCGATGGAAGAATGGTACATGGGATCTTAATATGTTTGTTCATGATGGGAAGATAGACTGGGATGGTGTCATTGTTGCAGGTACagcttctctcttcctctctgaGGTTCACAAGTAAAAATTATTCTTCATAAAAAACACTAGAGACTAAAATTGTTCACAGACTTCACTCATTGTTTGACATCCATTATGGCAAGGAAGGCTACACTAGTCACAAAGAAAATTGTCACAACCTCTTCTTCTCAAATATGTTTGGCAACATTACAATTTTGAGTTGTCCTGTAATATTCTGTTTTACATAAATATTGCAAACACCCCATACAAATCAAGTCCACAAGTAAATGATGCTATGCTTTTCGAATTGAAAGCTTTTTCTTTTACCAAGCAAACCTCTTCCTCTCTCATTAAAACCCTTTAGAAGGTAAGGGAAATGCTATAGAATATGGGTTTGAACTGTGATTTTATAAGCATCCGGTGGTTCTATTCTCTAAAATGCTGCAAATCCTTGCTGAAAGATTATATTAGTGAATATTGAAAGATAAAGTCCTTGTAAACCGGTGGGTAATAACAGTCATATATACCTGCATTGACCTGGAATCCTGAacttcaattataaattttccATATCATTAACAGGCTGCAAAGGTTAATAAACAAGGGAAAATCTTGTTACACACTTGCTATTACACGCTacttaaaattgtgtttttagtGCACATGACATTGTGTATATGGTGAGTGTGTAATAGCGAGTATGTGATAATTATTACTTGATAAACAATTAGCCTAAGCTCAAGTTCAACAAAAAATATCTCTAAACATTTTGTATGATTCATCTATGTTGGTCTTGTAGAAGCAAGGAGGAGGAAGTTTCTTGAGTTGCATTCAGAAGCAGCCACAAACCAAGATCCAGTGCTCTTTAGGATTTCCATCATACCTTGGTGGGCATGGCTCATGAGGTCCTATCTCCTAGAAGCCAAGCTGATAAATGGTTACTACAAAACTTCTAGCACCTCTAGCCTTCTACTTTTCAATTCACTTCTGATAAATTACCACTTAtcttaaaagtttcaatttttttagaaaatgatgaatttagtCAATCATTATTCTAACACCTCTCACGTGTGAGCCCAAATCCACTAATAAGTAAGACTCAATAAGTGAGATTTTAAACCTTTTAAATGGGAGGTTGAGTGAAATAGGATTCGAATTCAAGACCATATGATAAATTACCACTTGTCTCAAAAGCATAAACTATTatagaatgaaaattttaaccattattctgAAAACTTCTTTGCATTACACCTCTCTCTTGTATCTTCTTGTAGGTCGAGCTGCAATGGTAGGATTCTTTATGGCATACTTAGTAGATGCATTAACGGGTCTTGATGTGGTAGGCCAAACTGGCAATTTCATATGCAAGGCAGGACTCTTTGTGACAGTCATCAGTGTGATGAGGCTACCTTCTATGACAAGCAGTGGCAAGCATCATGGCAAGACCAAATTGCTGGAACTGGAAAGAAAATTTACTTTGCTTCCTTGTATAAATTTGTTCTTTCACTGTGTTACAAAAAGTTAGGACTATAATATGCACCAGATTTGCAAGTGAAGGAAAATTGTATGATGATTGCATAATGCATCTGCTAACTGTTTTGGACTATATAGTTTTCATTTGGCATTGCT contains the following coding sequences:
- the LOC115961504 gene encoding light-harvesting complex-like protein 3 isotype 1, chloroplastic, yielding MYQILPIPHGHRTLWSKVVDERWKNGTWDLNMFVHDGKIDWDGVIVAEARRRKFLELHSEAATNQDPVLFRISIIPWWAWLMRSYLLEAKLINGRAAMVGFFMAYLVDALTGLDVVGQTGNFICKAGLFVTVISVMRLPSMTSSGKHHGKTKLLELERKFTLLPCINLFFHCVTKS